The Fortiea contorta PCC 7126 genome has a segment encoding these proteins:
- a CDS encoding Uma2 family endonuclease, protein MVANSSYGYISPEDYLQGEQNSPIKHEYRNGQIYAMAGASNTHVIISLNLAAMLRNKLRGSGCQAYISDTKAQIESINVYYYPDVVVSCDQRDKTFDNFLRYPCLIIEVLSPTTEAFDRGDKFADYRQIQSLEEYVLVSQTRKRVECFRRNFEGQWVLYTYADGDDLCLASIDFRCAIADVYEDVVFEFSQVPDSR, encoded by the coding sequence ATGGTGGCAAATTCCAGTTATGGCTATATTTCTCCAGAGGATTATCTCCAAGGAGAACAAAACAGCCCAATCAAGCATGAATATCGCAATGGACAAATTTATGCAATGGCGGGGGCGAGCAATACTCATGTGATTATTTCTCTCAATCTGGCTGCAATGTTGAGAAATAAATTGCGCGGGAGTGGGTGTCAGGCTTATATTTCTGATACAAAGGCACAAATTGAATCGATTAATGTTTATTATTATCCAGATGTAGTTGTTAGTTGCGATCAACGCGATAAAACATTTGATAATTTTTTGCGTTATCCCTGCTTAATTATAGAGGTGTTATCTCCGACTACGGAAGCTTTTGACCGGGGCGATAAGTTTGCTGATTATCGACAGATTCAGTCGCTGGAAGAGTATGTATTGGTGAGCCAAACTCGGAAGCGGGTTGAGTGTTTTCGGCGTAATTTTGAGGGGCAATGGGTGCTTTATACTTATGCAGATGGGGATGATTTATGTCTGGCTAGTATCGATTTTCGATGTGCGATCGCTGATGTATATGAAGATGTGGTTTTTGAATTTTCTCAAGTACCAGATTCGAGGTGA
- a CDS encoding microcompartments protein, translated as MGIELRSFVFLDSLQPQHAAYIGTVAQGFLPLPGDTSLWIEISPGIEINRITDVALKSASVRPGVQVVERLYGLLEVHSGSQGETRAAGQAILAFLGVKKEECLKPRVVSSQIIRNIDAYQTQLINRTRRGQLLLAGQTLYVLEVEPAAYAALAANEAEKAALINILEVQAVGSFGRLYLGGAERDILAGAAGARTAIESVAGRVALGGRQE; from the coding sequence TTGGGAATAGAACTACGCAGTTTTGTGTTTCTCGACAGCTTGCAACCGCAACATGCAGCATATATAGGAACAGTAGCCCAAGGTTTCTTACCATTACCAGGAGATACATCCTTGTGGATTGAGATTTCCCCTGGGATTGAAATCAATCGGATTACAGATGTAGCTCTCAAATCAGCTTCTGTCCGTCCTGGAGTCCAGGTAGTGGAGCGGTTATACGGATTATTGGAAGTGCATTCCGGTTCTCAGGGTGAAACGCGAGCCGCTGGTCAGGCTATTTTAGCGTTTCTGGGAGTCAAAAAAGAAGAATGTCTCAAGCCACGGGTTGTCTCCAGTCAGATTATCCGCAACATCGACGCCTACCAAACCCAACTTATTAACCGTACTCGCCGAGGACAGTTATTACTAGCAGGACAAACACTGTACGTACTAGAAGTAGAACCAGCTGCTTACGCGGCCCTAGCTGCGAATGAAGCCGAGAAAGCCGCTTTAATCAATATTTTGGAGGTACAAGCCGTAGGTAGTTTTGGACGACTTTACCTAGGTGGCGCAGAAAGGGATATTCTAGCAGGTGCAGCCGGAGCAAGGACAGCAATTGAAAGTGTCGCCGGGCGAGTTGCTCTCGGTGGACGCCAGGAATGA
- the glyA gene encoding serine hydroxymethyltransferase codes for MTKTNSDFLNSSDPAIAALINNELQRQRDHLELIASENFTSSAVLAAQGSVLTNKYAEGLPGKRYYGGCEFVDQVEQLAIDRAKQLFGAAHANVQPHSGAQANFAVFLTLLEPGDKIMGMDLSHGGHLTHGSPVNVSGKWFQVRHYGVSQETEQLDYDQIRELALRERPKLLICGYSAYPRVIDFAKFRSIADEIGAYLLADIAHIAGLVATGLHPNPIPHCHVVTTTTHKTLRGPRGGLILTGDGELGKKLDKSVFPGTQGGPLEHVIAGKAVAFGEALKPEFQTYSAQVIDNARALATQLQNRGLKLVSNGTDNHLMLVDLRSIGLTGKQADQLMSGVNITANKNTVPFDPQSPFITSGLRLGSPAMTTRGLGVEEFTEIGNIISDRLLSPDSQEVTADCRRRVAALCSRFPLYSHLEIPLPALV; via the coding sequence GTGACTAAAACGAATTCAGATTTTCTTAACTCCTCTGATCCGGCGATCGCGGCGTTAATCAACAACGAACTCCAGCGTCAACGCGACCATTTGGAGTTAATCGCTAGTGAAAACTTTACCTCTAGCGCCGTACTTGCGGCTCAAGGTTCAGTACTGACAAATAAATACGCTGAGGGATTACCCGGTAAACGCTACTATGGCGGCTGTGAATTTGTTGATCAAGTTGAACAATTGGCGATTGACCGCGCTAAACAACTGTTTGGCGCTGCTCATGCTAACGTTCAACCTCATTCCGGCGCCCAAGCAAATTTTGCTGTGTTCTTGACGCTCCTAGAGCCAGGGGACAAAATCATGGGGATGGATTTGTCTCACGGGGGACACCTGACCCACGGTTCACCGGTGAATGTTTCGGGTAAATGGTTCCAAGTCCGTCACTACGGCGTCAGTCAGGAAACAGAACAATTAGACTATGACCAAATTCGAGAGCTGGCGCTAAGGGAGCGTCCAAAGCTCTTGATTTGCGGTTATTCAGCTTATCCTCGCGTGATTGACTTTGCTAAGTTTCGTAGCATTGCTGATGAAATTGGCGCCTACCTACTCGCAGATATTGCTCACATCGCTGGTTTGGTCGCCACTGGGCTACATCCCAACCCCATACCCCATTGTCATGTGGTGACAACGACTACCCATAAAACCCTACGTGGCCCCCGTGGTGGTTTAATCTTGACAGGCGATGGCGAATTGGGTAAAAAACTTGACAAGTCGGTTTTCCCCGGTACTCAGGGCGGGCCTTTAGAACATGTCATCGCTGGTAAAGCGGTAGCTTTTGGTGAAGCTCTCAAACCAGAGTTTCAGACGTATTCTGCCCAAGTGATTGACAACGCCCGCGCTTTGGCTACGCAATTGCAAAACCGGGGTTTAAAGTTAGTATCTAATGGCACTGACAATCATTTAATGTTAGTGGATTTACGGTCTATTGGTTTGACTGGTAAGCAGGCGGATCAGTTGATGAGTGGCGTTAATATCACCGCCAACAAAAATACTGTTCCTTTTGACCCGCAATCACCCTTCATTACCAGTGGTCTGAGATTAGGTTCACCAGCCATGACGACTAGAGGGCTAGGAGTAGAAGAATTTACCGAGATTGGGAATATTATTAGCGATCGCTTATTATCCCCCGATTCTCAGGAAGTCACAGCCGATTGTCGGCGACGGGTAGCAGCCTTGTGCTCACGCTTCCCGCTCTACTCTCACCTGGAAATTCCTTTACCTGCTTTAGTGTAG
- a CDS encoding glycosyltransferase family 4 protein yields MPPQIYHLISFLVAAVVVLWTTPDVKNIGIKSGRVDQPGGRKVHQRPMVRLGGVSIFAGTITSLLIVWWLGGFSGLPPEKEWQVWGVTLGGLGFFLIGLADDLLNLSPFTRLLMQVIVASAAWKAGVSIDFVTVPTVGIVDLHWLSLPITVIWLVGMVNAINWIDGLDGLAAGVSGIAAVVMLVVALFMQQPAAALIAAAIAGAALGFLRYNFNPAQIFMGDGGAYFMGFTLAAVGVIGLVKIPAFTAVLLPYLILAVPIVDMSAVILARLRHGKSPFSADKRHLHHRLLSAGLSHRWTVLFIYCLTLWVGSLALAVAGVPSGITYVCIATSLLSFAIWRAWRLSRQS; encoded by the coding sequence ATGCCTCCTCAGATTTATCATCTGATTTCCTTCCTCGTCGCCGCCGTAGTCGTTCTCTGGACTACGCCTGATGTCAAAAACATTGGTATCAAAAGTGGACGAGTAGATCAACCCGGTGGTCGCAAAGTTCATCAACGCCCGATGGTACGGCTGGGAGGAGTTTCTATCTTCGCAGGTACTATCACCTCGCTGTTAATTGTCTGGTGGTTGGGCGGATTTAGCGGTCTTCCACCAGAAAAAGAATGGCAAGTTTGGGGGGTCACTTTAGGTGGTCTAGGTTTTTTCTTAATTGGTTTAGCAGACGATTTGCTGAATCTTTCTCCTTTTACGCGCTTACTGATGCAAGTGATTGTGGCATCTGCTGCTTGGAAAGCAGGTGTGAGTATAGATTTTGTGACTGTACCGACAGTAGGTATAGTAGACCTCCACTGGCTGAGTTTACCCATCACGGTGATTTGGCTGGTGGGGATGGTGAATGCGATTAACTGGATTGACGGTTTAGACGGTTTAGCAGCCGGCGTTTCCGGAATTGCGGCGGTGGTGATGCTCGTTGTGGCGTTATTTATGCAGCAACCAGCCGCAGCCTTAATTGCTGCCGCGATCGCTGGTGCAGCTTTGGGATTTTTGCGCTATAATTTTAACCCCGCCCAAATCTTTATGGGAGACGGTGGGGCTTATTTTATGGGATTTACTCTCGCAGCTGTGGGTGTAATCGGTCTGGTGAAAATTCCTGCTTTCACCGCAGTCCTGTTACCTTACCTCATCCTCGCAGTCCCCATTGTCGATATGTCGGCGGTGATTTTAGCCAGGCTCCGTCACGGAAAATCTCCCTTTAGCGCTGATAAGCGCCACCTGCATCATCGCCTGTTAAGTGCTGGTTTGTCCCATCGTTGGACTGTTTTATTTATTTATTGTCTGACTTTGTGGGTTGGCAGTTTAGCATTAGCTGTAGCCGGTGTACCTAGTGGCATTACTTATGTCTGTATCGCCACCTCCCTACTGAGTTTCGCTATTTGGCGAGCTTGGAGACTTTCTCGACAATCTTAA